The Amycolatopsis methanolica 239 nucleotide sequence TGTCCGGGCCGAGCAGCTGACCGGACGCGATGCGGAACAGCAGCGCGTAGCCGATCTGGCCGGCGGCGCCGGTTACGGTGACGTTGACGGGGGCTTGGGTCATTGCGTACTCCTGCGGACGGAATCTTGGCTTGTGCTGGTGACCCTATCGCCCTCTGCCTGCGCTGACGTGGTGCGTCGCCTCACGTTCTGCTGAACCGATCGAGTCGAATCGGCCACCGGCACCTCGAACGCCCTGCCCAGCGCGACGATCCCGGCATCCAGGCGGCCCAGGCTGGTGAGCACGGAGCGTGCCTGGGCGTTGTCCGTCTCACGCGTCTCCGGGGCGGCGGTGTTGCGCACCAGCCTGCCCCGCTCGTCGCCGTCGAGGGCGTCGCGCAGCACGTCGACGTTGCGGCTGATCCGCTCGATCACCCCGGTCAGCCGGTCGTCGGCGGGCAGCAGGCCCGGCTCGGAGCGGGCCGCGATCTGCCGCGCCCGGAACGCCAGCCGCTCCAGCGTGCTCATCACGTACCAGCCGTAGTCGCGGCGGCTGGCTAGGCTGATCGGGTGGGTCAGCGGCTCGATCGTGGTGCGCACCTTCTCCACCGAGCGGTCCAGCTCGCGGGAGAGTTCGATCACGTTCACGTTCTCCCGCCCGGACAGCAGCGCCTCGGCCCCGGCCAGGAACTCGCACAGGTCCACCAGCGCCGCGTCGATGTCGGACACCATCACCGTGCGGGTGCGCACCGGCACCACCAGGACCGCCGCGATCAGGCCCGCCGCCGCGCCGATCGCGGTCTCGGCGACCCGCACCCACAGCACCTCGACGGTGAACGTGCCGAGCAGGCTGTAGAGCAGGCCCAGCATGCAGGTGATGAAGAAGGCCATCAGCAGCTGCGACACCCGCGCCACGTAGACCAGGCAGAACACGCACACCAGGATCAGCACGACCGTGGCGGTGGTGTTGCTGGTGACCAGCAGCGCCAGCAGCATCCCGCCGAAGATCCCGCCCAGGGTGCCGGTGACGCGGCGGAACCCCTTCACGAACGTGGCGCCCGCGGTGCTGGTGTTGAGGAAGACCACGAACACCGTCAGCACCGCCCAGTACCAGCGGGCGTCGGAGATCAGCTCGCCGCCGAGCACGGCCAGCCCGCCGCCGACCATCGCCTGGATCGCGCTGCGGGTGCGGTTGTCGTAGGCGAGGACCTTCTTGGGTTCGTCCTCGGTCTCCTCCTCGGGCAGTTCGGTCTCGGCCGAGTAGTCCTTCTCGGCGACCCGCTGTGCGTTGACGTCGGCCAGCGCCAGCTCGGCGATGGCGCGGCGCACCTCGTCGCCGGGTTCGGTGCGCTCCTTGAGCCGGCTGCCCGCGACGAGCATCTTGCTGAACTCCTCGGTGTCGCTGATCACCGGCAGGTCGCGGGGATCGCGCTCGATCAGGGAGTCCAGCCGCAGCAGGCTCGCGATCAGGTCGTCGCGGACCGCGTCCGGCAGTGCGTCCGCCTCGGCGGCGCGGCGCACGGTGATCGAGAGCCACTGGCAGGCCAGCTCCACGGCCAGCAGACGGCGGCGCAGCAGCTGCATGCCGGTCTCGTCGAACAGGTCGCCGATGGTGTCCTCGATCATCAGGACGGCCTCGTGCAGGCGGGTGTCGGCCTTGCGCAGCTGGTTGATCCGCCACTCGCTGCCGCCGCTGGCCAGGCACGCGGCCGCGGCGCGCACCACGGCGCTGATCCGGGCGCGGAACGCGCGGCGGGCCCGCAGCAACTCACCCTCGGGTCGCCGCCGCAGCACCGCGAACCGCATCACGGCGTTCGCGGCGAGCCCGATCGCCAGGGCGAGGATGTACTCGGGCAGCTGCCGCGGGTGGATCGCGAGGAACATCGCGAAGAAGAACATGAAGAACGACAGCGCGCCCATCGCGGTGCCGCGCGGCGCGAACCGCTGCGCGTAGACCGCGAGGAAGATCAGCAGCACGAACAGGACGCTGTCCAGCGGGGGAGCGGTGGCGGCGAACGCGGCGACGGTGAGCGAGGCCGACCCGCACAGCATGACCAGCACGAGCGTGATCGCCTGGTCCTTGGGCGTCTTGTCGTTGACGCTGAACGCCGAGTTCATCGCCGCGATGCAGGCCACCATGATCGTCGGGATCGGGCGGCCGAGCAGGAGCAGCACCAGGATCGACAGCACGATCCCGCCAACCGCGATCCCGGCCAGCCGCAACCGCACCAGGCCCGGATCGGCGGCGACCAGCCGGTCCTGGGCCACCTTCCACACCCTCATGCACGGCTCCCGAGCAGTTCCCATTCGGTCAGCGCGGTCCGCCGCCCGGTCGCCGCGGTGACCCGCAGCCGGTAGGCACGGTACGTGCCCGGCTCGGCGATCGAGAACGGGCGGGTCTGCCGCCGCCACCGGAACCGCTCGCCGCGGCGTTCGTCCAGCCGCACCCACGACTCCCCGTCGGCACTGCCTTCCAGCACCCAGTCGCGCGGGTCCCCGCCGCGGGCGGCGGAGGTCAGGGTGTACATCTCCACGCGCGCCGGTTCCCGGACCGCGCACTCGATCACCGGGGTGCGCGAGCGGAAGGTGACTTGCGTGGCGGTGGTGTCGGCGAACAGCTGGGTCACGTCGGTGCCGTCGTCGCAGGTGCCGGTGCCGGTAACGTCGGCCAGCGGGGGCGTGCCCAGTGACGGCGGTGGATCGCCCCAGCCGGTGGGGGTGTCCGTGACGTCGAACTCCAGGTGGTCGGCGGTGATGAGGTCGGCGTGCGGCAGCCAGGTCGAGTGGTGCGGCTTCCCGTCGATCGTCAGGCCCCGCACGTACGTCCCGCGACCGGGGGCGCTGATCGTCACCGTCCGCCCGTTCTCCAGGCGCAGCCGGGCCCGTTCGAACAGCGGCGCGGTCAGCACGTAACCCGGGCTGCCCGGCGCCAGCGGGTACAGGCCCAGAGCGGCGAGCACGTACCAGGCGGACATTTCGCCGTTGTCCTCGTCGCCGGGGTAGCCCTGCCCGATCTCGCTGCCCAGGTAGCAGCGGGTCAGCACCTCCCGCACGATCACCTGCGTCTTGGCCGCGGCCCCAGCGTGACAGTACATCCACGGGATGTGGTGGCTGGGCTGGTTCGAATGCCCGTACTGGCCGAGCCGTACGTCCCGGGCTTCGGTCATCTCGTGGATGATCCCGCCGTAGGACCCCGGCACGCGCCCGGTCTCCGGGGTGGCGAAGAAGGTGTCCAGTGTGGACTCCAGCGCCGCGCGGCCGCCGAGCAGCGCGGCCAGGCCGGCGCCGTCGTGCGGCACGGAGAACACGGTGTTCCAGGCGTTGGTCTCGGGCTGGTCGAAGCCCCACCGGGCCGGGTCGTGGTGCTCCGGCGCCCAGCGCCACCGGCCGTCGCGGTGGCGGCTCTGGAAGAACCGGGTGCGCCGGTCGAAGTGGTTGACGTACTGCGCGGCGCGCTGCCGGAAGTAGCGGGCGTCGTCGGTGTGCCCCAGCGCCGCGGCGAGCGCGGCGAGGCCGAAGTCGTTGAGGCAGCCCTCCAGCGCCCAGGACAGGCCCTCGTGCGTGGTCAGCGGCGTGAACCCGAGGAAGATCGACTCCCGCAGGCCCTGCCGCCCGACGCTGCGGCCGGGCGGGGTGACGGTCGCATTGCGCAGCGCTGCGTCGTAGGCGGCGTGCACGTCGAAATTCCGCGCTCCCCTGAGGTAGGCGTCGGCGAAGGCCACGTCGGAGCTGGTGCCGGTCATCAGGTTCGCGTAGCCGGGGGAGGACCAGCGCGCGATCCAGCCGCCCTCCCGGAACTGCTGCACGAACCCCTCGATCAGCTCCCCGCAGCGCCGCGGCGCCAGCAACGCGAGCGCGGGCCACACCGTGCGGTAGGTGTCCCAGAAGCCGTGGTTGACCGACATCGGGCCGTCCACGACCTTCGCCCCGGTCCGGGTGCGGGTGCTCGGCCACCACTGCCGCCGCACGGGGCTGGCGTGCCGGACTCCGCGTGGGGTCTGTTCGTGGGCCGAGTTCGGGTACAGGAACAGCCGGTACAGGCCGGAGTAGAAGGTGGTCAGCTCGTCCGGGGTGGCGCCGTCGATCTCGACCCGGCCCAGCACCTCCTGCCACGCCGCCCGCGCCCGCTCGCGGACCTGCTCGAACGCGGTGCCGGCCGGGATCTCCAGCTCGAGGTTGCGGCGCGCCTGCTCCAGGCTGATCAGCGAGGTCGCGATCCGCAGCTCGACCAGTGGGGCGTCGAAGGACAGGTAGCCGGTGTTGGGCCAGCGCAGCCGGCGGCCACCTGCGGCGGGCCGGTCGAACGTGCCGTATACGAACATCCGCCGCGCGCCGACCGACAGGCGGCTGCGCGCCCATGTGTGCCCGGTGACCACCCCGCGCGCCGGGTCGACGCGCAGGCCCCCGCGCCGGTTGACGTTGTCGAACAGCACCCATCCGCCCTCGCCGGGGAAGCCGAACCGGATGAACGCGGCGTGGTCGGCGGGCGCGAGGTCGACGGTGATGCCGTTGTCGAAGCGCACCCCGTAGTGGTGCGGCCGGTCGGTCTCGTTGCCGTGGGAGAACGGCAGCGCCCGCGCCTTCCGGTCCGCGGTGACCGGACCGATTCCCGGCAGGAATTGGAAGGGGTGCCGGTCGCCCATCCACGGGCTCGGCTGGTGGCTGACCGCGAAGGCCTGCAGTTCGGGCCGGTTCTGGGCGTTGTTGCGCCGGTGGTACTCGTACAGCCAGTCGAGGGACCTGGCGTTGGTGACCGGGGTCCAGAAGTTGAAGCCGTGCGGCACGGCGGTGGCCGGGAAGGTGTTGCCGCGGGAGAACTCGTTGCTGGAATGGGTGCCGCGCGTGGTGCGCACCCAGTCGACCGGGTCCCGCGGGCCTTCGGGCGGCGCGTCGGCGATCGCGACGTCGTCGACCCAGCCCGACACCGGCTCACCCGGCGACGGCTCGGCGAGTAGCACGACCGCCCGCGCGCGACGGCCCGCGGCCTCGCCGAGCGGGTGACGCACCAGGTTCCACTGGTCGAGGTAGAGGGTCTTGGACTCACCCGCGTCGAGCGCCGCCCCCCCGATGAGGGTGCCGTCGTCCAGCTCGACGGCCAGCGCCACGAAGGTGCTGCGCCAGCTCGGCCCGGCGTCGGACTCCGGGAACACCACATAGGACAGTCGGGTGTCCGCACCGATCACGAAGTCCACTTCGAACAGCACCTGACGGGCCGGTTCGCGGGCCGTGTAGCGGGCGGCGCGCACCCCCGTGAACCCGGCGCCGGCCTTGGCCGCGGGCGCCCGCTCCGGCCCGGAGCCGACGGTCACGACCGGGCCGGAGCGGGGCCGCGGATCACCGTCCTCGAACGACGAGAAGAAGTGGGTCCGGGTCACGTCGCCTACCGTAACCGGCCGCCCCGCTCCCTTCCCGCCGAGCAGTTCCAAGCTGGACAAACCGGGTACCGGCGACCGGTGGTGATGCTCGCGGGCGGTGGGGCGGATGCGGCAGTCACTTCCCGCCGAGCAGTTCCACCTCCGCCAACCCCGCCGCGCCGCCCGCGCTGGCCGTGATCCGCAGCCGGTAGTGTGCGTAGGCGCCCGGCGTGGCGATCTTGAACGCCCGCGTCTGCTGCCGCCACGTGAACGTCTCCCCGGAGCGGGTGTCCAGCGGCGTCCACGTCTGCCCGTCCTCCGAGCCCTCCAGCACCCACGCGCTCGGGTCCCCGGCGTCCTTGGCCGAGGTGAGCGTGTAGAAGGTCGCGGTCACCGCCCCCGGCACCGGGCGGTCGACCGTGTCCAGCGGGCGGGCCTGGGTGGCCGAGGTGTTGTCGAACAACGGCCCGCCGGGCGTGGTCAGGTCCGCCGGCGGCTGGGGCGGCTCGTCGCCCTCGGTGAGCGAGGGCGGCACCTCCGCCGCGCCCCAGAGTGACGGGCTCGGGCCCATCGCGAAGTCGAGCGTGCCGCCGCCCGCGAGCACGTCGTGCGGCAGCGACGTCGAGTTCCACGTCCGGCCGTTGACCCGCAGCCCCTGCACGTAGACGTTGCGGGCGTTGTTCTTCGACGCGTTGATCACCAGGTTCCGGCCGCCCGCCAGGTGCACCGTCGCCTTGGTGAACAGCGGCGAGCCGACCGCGTACTCCGGGCTGCCCATCCGCAGCGGGTAGAACCCGAGCGCGCTGAACACATACCACGCCGACATCTCGCCGTTGTCCTCGTCGCCGGGGTAGCCCTGCCCGATCTCGCTGCCCAGGTACAGCCGGGACAGCGCTTCCCGCACTCTGGCCTGCGTCTGCCACGGCTGCCCGGCGAAGTCGTACATGTAGGCGATGTGGTGGGAGGGCTGGTTGGAGTGGCCGTACTGGCCCATCCGCACGTCCCTGGCCTCCCGCATCTCGTGGATCTGCCCGTCGTAGGCGCCGGGGAACCCGGCCGTCTCCGGCGTGGCGAAGAACTGGTCCAGCTTGCGCGTCAGCCCGTCGCGGCCGCCGTAGAGGTTGGCCAGCCCCTGCCCGTCCTGCGGCACGGTGAAGGCCATGTTCCAGCCGTTGGTCTCGGTGTAGTCGTGGCCCCATTCGCGCGGGTCGTACTGGCCGGGCGCGACGCGGAACGCGCCGTCGGCGCCGCGGCCCTGGAAGAACCCGACCGCCGGGTCGAACAGGTGCACGTAGTTCTGCGCGCGGCCGCGGAAGTACTCGGCGTTCTCGGCGTACTCGCGGCGGCGCGGGTCGTCCGGCGCGGCCTCGTCGGCGAGTTTCCGCGCCATCATCGCGATGCCGAAGTCGTTGAGGTAACCCTCGATCGCCCACGACATGCCCTCGCCGGTCGACGTCGGGGTGTAGCCGAGGAAGATCGACTGCTCCAGGCCCTTGCGGCCGACATCCTCGTTGGGCGGGGCCACCGTGGCGTTGCGGATCGCCGCGTCGTAGGCGGCCTGCACGTCGAAACCGCGCACGCCCTTGAGGTAGGCGTCGGCGAAGGCCACGTCGGAGCTGGTGCCGGTCATCAGGTTCGCGTAGCCGGGGGAGGACCAGCGGGCGACCCAGCCGCCGTCGCGGTACTGCTGCAGGAACCCGTCGATCATCCGGCCCGCCACGTCCGGCGTGAGCAGCGCGTAGGCGGGCCAGGTGGTGCGGTAGGTGTCCCAGAACCCGTTGTTGACGTAGATCTCGCCGTCGACGACCTTCGCCCCGGTGTGCGTCGGCGTGTCCGGTCCGGCCTTGGGCGAGACCGGGCTCGCGTAGGCGGGGCGCGGGCTGCGCGTGGTGCCGACGCTCTCGAACCCGGAGTTGGGGTAGAGGAACAGCCGGTACAGGTTCGAATAGAGGGTGGTCAGCTGGTCCCGGCTCGCGCCTTCGACCTCGATCACGCCGAGCTTGCGGTCCCACGCGGCCTGCGCGGCCGAGCGGACCGTCTCGAACGCCGTGCCCGCCGGGATCTCCTGCTCCAGGTTGCGCCTCGCCTGGTCGACGCTGATCAGCGAGGTCGCGATCCGCATGCCCACGGTGCCGCCGCGGCCCGGGTCGAACTTCAGGTAGCCGCGCACGTGGTCCCGTCCCTCGCCGGGCAGCATGTCCCCGCCGGTGACCGGCCGGTCGAAGGCCGCGTACACGAACATCCGGCCCGCGCCGGCCGAGTTGCCGCTGCGCACGTCGGTGAACCCGGACAGCGTGCCCGTGGCGGGTTCGAGGGTGAGGCCGCCGGTGTCGTTGACGTTGTCGAAGATCAGGTTCGCGTCGCCGCCGGGGAAGGTGAACCGGAACGCCGCCGCGTGGTCGGCGGGCGCGATCTCGGCCTTGACGCCGTTGTCGAACGTCACCCCGTAGTAGTGCGGTTTGGCGATCTCGTTGGCGTGGTCGAACGACAGGGCACGCGCGGCCCGGTTCGCGTCCGGCACACCGGCGGCGGCCGAGGGCATCACCTGGAACGTCTGCCGGTCGCCCATCCACGGGCTCGGCTCGTGGGACAGCGACAGCGCCTGCAGTGCGGGCCGGTTCTGCGCGTTGTTGCCCTCCTGGTAGCCGTAGAGCCAGTTCACCGACCCGGCGTCGGTGACCGGGGTCCAGAAGTTGAAGCCGTGCGGGACCGCGGTGGCCGGGAAGTTGTTGCCGCGGGAGAACGTGCCGTTGGCGTTCGTCCCGCGGGTGGTGAGCACGTGGTCGGACAGGCGGGTGACGCGGGCCTGCGGCGCGGCGGGCCCGAGCGTGATGTCGTCGAACCAGCCGTTGAACGAGCCGGAGCCGGCGCCATTCGGGTTGTCGTAGGCGATCAGGATCCGCGCGACGGTCTTGCCGCGGGCGACCGCGCCGATCGCCGAGCGCACCAGGTTCCACTGGTTCGCGTAGAGCGACTTCGCCGCGCCCTGCCCGCGGGGGCTCAGCGGGAACCCGTACTGGTCCACCGCGCCAAGGGTGGACAGGTAGGTGCCGTCGGTGAAGGCCAGGTCGACCGAGACGTTCGTGCTCGGGTACGTCAGGTCGTTGCCGGTCAGCTCGGGGAACACCGTGTAGGACAGCTCGGTGTCGGCGCGCACCGGGATCCGCACGTCGAACACCTTGTTGTAGGAGTAGCCGTGCGGCGCGGTCGGAGTGCCGCCGTAGTGGAAGGCCCGCAGCCCGGTGAAGCCGGTGCGCGGTTTGCTGGTGTAGCCGACGGGCGGGCCGCTGTCCGGGTAGGACCGCATGGCGGGCAGCGGCGGCGGGGCCGGCTGGTCGTCGGCAAGCAGCAGTTCGGCGAGCTGGACGATGTCCGCGCCACCGTTGGCGGTGATGTCCAGCCGGTAGAAGCGGTGCGTGGCGGTGCCGGCGAGACGGAACTCCTGGTCTCGAACCGGTCGCCGAACGTCTGCCCGCTCTGGCTGTCCACTGTGGTCCAGGTGGCGCCGTCGTCGGAGCCCCGCAGGGTCCAGTCCCGGGGGTCGCGCTCCGGGGCGTCGTTGGCCGAGGTCAGGTCGTAGCGGGTGATGGCGACCGGCTCGGCGAACTCGATCCGCACCCAGCCGGTGCGGGCGAAGGCGAGCCACTTGGACTCCGGCCTGCCGTCGAGCACGTTCACCGCGACCTCGCCGGCGCCGGCGTTCTCCGCGCTCGCGGTGGCGCCGGTGGCGCGGCCGCGCACGTCACCGGGGATGGCCGAGCCGTTCGCGCCGTTCACGCCGGCGGTGAGCGGGCGGCCGTCCGGCCCGGTCTCCACCGTGTCCACCCAGTCTGGCTCGGGCTGGCCGGGTTCGAACGACGACGCGAACCGCACCGGCGCCTCCGCTCCCGCGGGCGGCGCGGCGACCAGACCGGTCATCAGCAGGGCGACGGCCAGCGCGCGAATGGTTCGGACCATGGCAGGCAGCGAAACGCGCAGGCCGGGGCACCGTCAAGGGCCACGCCAAAACTTGCCCAAACCGGACAAGGACGGGTGAACTCTACACCGCATCCGGCCGTCCGAGGTTTAGCCTGCTCAGCGCCATCGCAGAGCGCAACGGACCGTTGCAATGCAACGCACCGTTGCGTTGCGGTTAGGCTGAGAGCATGCCGACCGGTGCCGGCCCCCGCCGGGTCCAGGAGATCTTCACCGCGGCCCTCGACCTGCTCACCGAGCACGGCTACGACGGGCTCACCATCGAGGCGATCGCGCAGCGCGCGGGCGTGCACAAGACGACCCTCTACCGCTGGTGGTCGTCGAAGGACGAACTGCTCGCCGCCGCGGTGACCGGCTCGGCGCTGCTGGAGTTCCCAGTCGCCGACACCGGCAGCCTGCGCGGCGACCTGCTCGCCGTCGCCACCCGCCTGTCCCGGCTGCTGACCCGCCCGGCGACCGCCGCGGTGCTGGCCGCCGTGCCCGGGCGCCCGCTCCTGGCCGAGGCCACGAACGCGTTCTTCACCGGCAGGCTCACCCGCGACCACCCGGTCTTCACCCGGGCCGTCGAACGGGGCGAGCTGGCGGCGGACAGCGACGCGGACCTGGTCGTGGACCTGCTCGCCGGCGCGCTGTGGTTCCACCTGCTGCTCTGCGGCGGCAGTGCCGACCGGCGCTACCTGGCCCGGCTGGTGGATTCGGTCCTGACCGGCGTCAGCGCCCGGCGTGCTTGACGTTGACACCGTGACAAGGTCTTCACTGGGACGCGGAGGTGGTTCCGATCAACCCGACACACCGCGACCTGCTCGGCGCCCTGAGCGCCGGGAACCCGTCCACGCGGCTCAAGGCCGCGCTGGCGGCAGGCACGCATCCCGACCCCGGTTTTCTCGGTGAGCTCGTGGCCCGCAGCGCGGTCGAGCCGGACTTCTTCGTGCGCGACATGGTCACCTGGGCGCTGACCCGGCTGCCCGCGGAGATCACGGTGCCCCGGCTCCTCGACGAGCTCGCGAACGGGCGGGCTCAGGCGTGCAGCCAGGCGCTGCACACCCTGTCCAAGATCGGCGACCGGCGCGCGTGGCCCGCGATCACCCGCGCGTTGCTGCACGACGCCGACGACGAGGTCGCGCGCAGCGCGTGGCGGGCCGCGGTCGTCCTCGTGCCCGACGAGGGGCGCGCCGCGCTGGCCGAGGACCTGGCCGCGCAGCTCGGCCGCGGCGACCGGGGCGTGCAGCTGAGCCTCAGCCGGGCGCTCGTCGCGCTCGGCGACGTGGCCGAGCCCGCCCTGCGGACCGGCCTGGCGAGCGAGGACCCGGTGGTGCGCGCGCACGCCCGCGCCACGCAGCGGCTCCTGCGCGACCCGGACGCCGGGTTCGCGCCGGACGTCGAGGAGGCGAAGCGGGTGGCCGCGCTCGGCCCGGAACGCGCGGCGGGCGCGTCGTGCTGATCGGCGAAGTGGCGCGCCGCTCGGGGGTGAGCACGCGGATGCTCCGGCATTACGACACCCTCGGGCTGGTGCGCCCGACCGGCCGCACCATCGGGGGCTACCGGGAGTACTCGGACGAGGGCATCCGCCGGATCTTCCACGTGGAGAGCCTGCGGTCGCTCGGGTTGTCGCTGCGCCAGATCGGGCGTGCGCTGGCCGATCCCGGTTTCGCACCGTCCACTCTGGTCGCCGACCTCATCCAGCGGACCGAGGACCGGATCCGGCGGGAGCAGGAGCTGCTGGAGCGGCTGCGGGCGGTCGACGCGTCCGCGCCGTCGGGCTGGCCGGACGTGCTGCGCATCGTGGCGCTGCTGCACGGGCTGAACTCGCCCTACGCGGCGCGACGGCAGCAGGCCGCCCTGACCGAGGCCGTGCCGGTGCCCGCCGAAGTGCTGGCGGAGGCGGTACTGGCCGAACCCGACGCGAACGTGGCCGGCGCGCTGCGGTGGGCGCTCGCGCGCGCCGGCGGCGACGGGGTGGCCAGCCTGGCGGCCGGGCTGCGCGGCGACGACGTCGAAGTCCGGCGGCGCGCGGTGCTGGCGATCGCGGAGATGCAAGGGGACGAGGCGACCGAGGCGCTGACCGGAGCGCTCGCGGACCCGGACCCGACGGTGCGCAGGCACGCGGCGCTGGCCCTGGGCCGGTCCGGCGTCGCCGCGGCGGTGCCGGCGCTGGTGGGCATGGTGGTGGACGGTGACAGCGACGTCGAGGCGGCCGAGGCGCTGGGCGCGCTGGCACTGGACCCCGGGCGCGCGGAGCAGGTGATGAGCGCGCTCACCGCCGAACTCGCCGCGCACGCCACGGACCCCGCGGTGCGGCTCCGCCTGACCCAGGGGCTCGCCGAGTTGCCGCCATCCCTCGCACACGACGTCCTGCGGCAACTGGTTCACGACGACGACCGCGCGGTGGCCCTCCTCGCCACGGCCCTGCTGGGGGAGTGATGCCCGGTCAGCAGTGGGTGAGGAAGTGCTCCAGGACGCGCTTCCCGAAGTGCAGCCCCTCCAGCGGCACGCGCTCGTCGACGCCGTGGGCCATCGCCCGGTACTCGAAGCCCTCGGGCAGCCACAGCGGCGCGAAGCCGTAGCAGGCGATGCCCAGCGGGCTGAACGCCTTGGCGTCCGTGCCGCCGCCCATGCAGTACGGCACCACGACCGCCTCCGGGTCCTGCGACCGCAGCGCCTCGGCCATCGCGGCGAACCACGGGGAGTCCACCGGCGCCTGCACGGCCGGCTGGTGCGCCACGAACTCGCGCGTGACGTCCGGCCCGAGTAGCTCGTCGAGCTCGTCCAGCAGCTGCTTCTCGGTGCCCGGCAGGGTCCGGGTGTCGATCTGGGCCTGCGCCAGGCTCGGGATCACGTTCACCTTGTACCCGGCGTCGAGCATCGTCGGGGTGGTGCTGTTGCGGATGGTCGGCTCGACGAGCTTCGCCGCCGGGCCCAGCCGC carries:
- a CDS encoding FUSC family protein; amino-acid sequence: MRVWKVAQDRLVAADPGLVRLRLAGIAVGGIVLSILVLLLLGRPIPTIMVACIAAMNSAFSVNDKTPKDQAITLVLVMLCGSASLTVAAFAATAPPLDSVLFVLLIFLAVYAQRFAPRGTAMGALSFFMFFFAMFLAIHPRQLPEYILALAIGLAANAVMRFAVLRRRPEGELLRARRAFRARISAVVRAAAACLASGGSEWRINQLRKADTRLHEAVLMIEDTIGDLFDETGMQLLRRRLLAVELACQWLSITVRRAAEADALPDAVRDDLIASLLRLDSLIERDPRDLPVISDTEEFSKMLVAGSRLKERTEPGDEVRRAIAELALADVNAQRVAEKDYSAETELPEEETEDEPKKVLAYDNRTRSAIQAMVGGGLAVLGGELISDARWYWAVLTVFVVFLNTSTAGATFVKGFRRVTGTLGGIFGGMLLALLVTSNTTATVVLILVCVFCLVYVARVSQLLMAFFITCMLGLLYSLLGTFTVEVLWVRVAETAIGAAAGLIAAVLVVPVRTRTVMVSDIDAALVDLCEFLAGAEALLSGRENVNVIELSRELDRSVEKVRTTIEPLTHPISLASRRDYGWYVMSTLERLAFRARQIAARSEPGLLPADDRLTGVIERISRNVDVLRDALDGDERGRLVRNTAAPETRETDNAQARSVLTSLGRLDAGIVALGRAFEVPVADSTRSVQQNVRRRTTSAQAEGDRVTSTSQDSVRRSTQ
- a CDS encoding GH92 family glycosyl hydrolase is translated as MTRTHFFSSFEDGDPRPRSGPVVTVGSGPERAPAAKAGAGFTGVRAARYTAREPARQVLFEVDFVIGADTRLSYVVFPESDAGPSWRSTFVALAVELDDGTLIGGAALDAGESKTLYLDQWNLVRHPLGEAAGRRARAVVLLAEPSPGEPVSGWVDDVAIADAPPEGPRDPVDWVRTTRGTHSSNEFSRGNTFPATAVPHGFNFWTPVTNARSLDWLYEYHRRNNAQNRPELQAFAVSHQPSPWMGDRHPFQFLPGIGPVTADRKARALPFSHGNETDRPHHYGVRFDNGITVDLAPADHAAFIRFGFPGEGGWVLFDNVNRRGGLRVDPARGVVTGHTWARSRLSVGARRMFVYGTFDRPAAGGRRLRWPNTGYLSFDAPLVELRIATSLISLEQARRNLELEIPAGTAFEQVRERARAAWQEVLGRVEIDGATPDELTTFYSGLYRLFLYPNSAHEQTPRGVRHASPVRRQWWPSTRTRTGAKVVDGPMSVNHGFWDTYRTVWPALALLAPRRCGELIEGFVQQFREGGWIARWSSPGYANLMTGTSSDVAFADAYLRGARNFDVHAAYDAALRNATVTPPGRSVGRQGLRESIFLGFTPLTTHEGLSWALEGCLNDFGLAALAAALGHTDDARYFRQRAAQYVNHFDRRTRFFQSRHRDGRWRWAPEHHDPARWGFDQPETNAWNTVFSVPHDGAGLAALLGGRAALESTLDTFFATPETGRVPGSYGGIIHEMTEARDVRLGQYGHSNQPSHHIPWMYCHAGAAAKTQVIVREVLTRCYLGSEIGQGYPGDEDNGEMSAWYVLAALGLYPLAPGSPGYVLTAPLFERARLRLENGRTVTISAPGRGTYVRGLTIDGKPHHSTWLPHADLITADHLEFDVTDTPTGWGDPPPSLGTPPLADVTGTGTCDDGTDVTQLFADTTATQVTFRSRTPVIECAVREPARVEMYTLTSAARGGDPRDWVLEGSADGESWVRLDERRGERFRWRRQTRPFSIAEPGTYRAYRLRVTAATGRRTALTEWELLGSRA
- a CDS encoding GH92 family glycosyl hydrolase, producing MRSYPDSGPPVGYTSKPRTGFTGLRAFHYGGTPTAPHGYSYNKVFDVRIPVRADTELSYTVFPELTGNDLTYPSTNVSVDLAFTDGTYLSTLGAVDQYGFPLSPRGQGAAKSLYANQWNLVRSAIGAVARGKTVARILIAYDNPNGAGSGSFNGWFDDITLGPAAPQARVTRLSDHVLTTRGTNANGTFSRGNNFPATAVPHGFNFWTPVTDAGSVNWLYGYQEGNNAQNRPALQALSLSHEPSPWMGDRQTFQVMPSAAAGVPDANRAARALSFDHANEIAKPHYYGVTFDNGVKAEIAPADHAAAFRFTFPGGDANLIFDNVNDTGGLTLEPATGTLSGFTDVRSGNSAGAGRMFVYAAFDRPVTGGDMLPGEGRDHVRGYLKFDPGRGGTVGMRIATSLISVDQARRNLEQEIPAGTAFETVRSAAQAAWDRKLGVIEVEGASRDQLTTLYSNLYRLFLYPNSGFESVGTTRSPRPAYASPVSPKAGPDTPTHTGAKVVDGEIYVNNGFWDTYRTTWPAYALLTPDVAGRMIDGFLQQYRDGGWVARWSSPGYANLMTGTSSDVAFADAYLKGVRGFDVQAAYDAAIRNATVAPPNEDVGRKGLEQSIFLGYTPTSTGEGMSWAIEGYLNDFGIAMMARKLADEAAPDDPRRREYAENAEYFRGRAQNYVHLFDPAVGFFQGRGADGAFRVAPGQYDPREWGHDYTETNGWNMAFTVPQDGQGLANLYGGRDGLTRKLDQFFATPETAGFPGAYDGQIHEMREARDVRMGQYGHSNQPSHHIAYMYDFAGQPWQTQARVREALSRLYLGSEIGQGYPGDEDNGEMSAWYVFSALGFYPLRMGSPEYAVGSPLFTKATVHLAGGRNLVINASKNNARNVYVQGLRVNGRTWNSTSLPHDVLAGGGTLDFAMGPSPSLWGAAEVPPSLTEGDEPPQPPADLTTPGGPLFDNTSATQARPLDTVDRPVPGAVTATFYTLTSAKDAGDPSAWVLEGSEDGQTWTPLDTRSGETFTWRQQTRAFKIATPGAYAHYRLRITASAGGAAGLAEVELLGGK
- a CDS encoding TetR/AcrR family transcriptional regulator, yielding MPTGAGPRRVQEIFTAALDLLTEHGYDGLTIEAIAQRAGVHKTTLYRWWSSKDELLAAAVTGSALLEFPVADTGSLRGDLLAVATRLSRLLTRPATAAVLAAVPGRPLLAEATNAFFTGRLTRDHPVFTRAVERGELAADSDADLVVDLLAGALWFHLLLCGGSADRRYLARLVDSVLTGVSARRA
- a CDS encoding HEAT repeat domain-containing protein; the protein is MVPINPTHRDLLGALSAGNPSTRLKAALAAGTHPDPGFLGELVARSAVEPDFFVRDMVTWALTRLPAEITVPRLLDELANGRAQACSQALHTLSKIGDRRAWPAITRALLHDADDEVARSAWRAAVVLVPDEGRAALAEDLAAQLGRGDRGVQLSLSRALVALGDVAEPALRTGLASEDPVVRAHARATQRLLRDPDAGFAPDVEEAKRVAALGPERAAGASC